In a single window of the Bacillus mycoides genome:
- a CDS encoding class I SAM-dependent methyltransferase encodes MSINFHDANNKYTYANRNAHISWQETINNIVDVQNKQVIDIGCGGGIYTKELALMGAKSVVGLDFSKEILQAAKENCNAFPNISFIHGDAHNISFPNETFDLVISRAVIHHLHDIPTFIREASRILKKDGLLILQDRTIEDCIIPGSPEHLRGYFFSVFPKLIETEAQRRPKTTTIQQLLQTYPLQALPIQTQWEVRKVHDSVEALLQDLSPRTGRSILYELTDNELSQLLHHIQTALQNVSPIIERDRWTIWSAKKL; translated from the coding sequence ATGTCCATTAATTTTCATGATGCAAATAATAAGTATACGTATGCAAATCGTAACGCACATATTTCATGGCAGGAAACAATAAACAATATTGTAGATGTGCAAAATAAACAAGTAATTGATATAGGTTGTGGTGGCGGCATTTACACGAAAGAACTTGCTCTTATGGGAGCCAAAAGTGTTGTTGGGCTTGATTTTTCAAAAGAAATATTACAAGCTGCAAAAGAAAATTGTAATGCCTTCCCAAACATTTCATTCATTCACGGTGATGCACATAATATCTCATTCCCTAATGAAACATTCGACCTTGTCATTTCTCGTGCAGTCATTCATCATTTGCATGATATTCCCACATTTATACGAGAGGCTTCTCGTATATTAAAAAAAGACGGTCTACTTATTTTACAAGACCGGACCATTGAAGATTGTATAATCCCAGGAAGTCCTGAACACCTTCGTGGATATTTTTTCTCGGTCTTTCCAAAACTCATTGAAACAGAAGCGCAAAGAAGACCAAAAACCACTACTATACAGCAATTATTACAAACATATCCTCTTCAAGCGCTCCCCATTCAAACACAATGGGAAGTACGAAAAGTACATGATTCTGTAGAGGCTTTGCTACAAGATTTATCTCCTCGAACAGGCCGATCCATTCTATATGAACTAACAGATAATGAACTTTCTCAACTTCTACATCATATCCAAACGGCATTACAAAACGTCTCTCCTATCATCGAAAGAGATCGTTGGACAATTTGGAGCGCGAAAAAATTGTAA
- the brnQ3 gene encoding branched-chain amino acid transport system II carrier protein BrnQ3, protein MNTVSKKHVFFTGLMLFSLFFGAGNLIFPPMLGQNAGENFWPAMIGFLLTGVGLPLLTVIAISLSGNGMQQLASHVHPLFGIFFTVVVYIAIGPSMGIPRVANVAYEMGISSFLPETIRSSSLTLFLYTVIFFAIVFWLSLNPSKLVDRIGSVLTPILLLSIFLLFFKSVFSPLGQSGPAMQEYQTSPVFKGFMEGYLTMDTISALAFGIIVVNAIRSKGVNDRKSIAIATAKAGLIAATGLVLVYGALGWLGTTSVSLGYATNGGQLLTVIVQQLLGPYGLILLSLIVTLACLTTCIGLVSACSQYFSTLLTKFSYTTLASVICTLGLLVANLGLTKIIAISVPILLVVYPIAIVLVLLSLLHKYFGGYRSVYVGALIGSAIVSVFDGLKQGNIPVSSITSYFEFIPLYNEGIGWLVPALVGAIIGFAIAKLSGAKAVPLTDHSPESKVS, encoded by the coding sequence ATGAACACTGTATCAAAAAAACATGTTTTTTTCACAGGTCTTATGCTGTTTTCTTTATTTTTTGGAGCAGGAAATTTAATTTTCCCTCCAATGCTTGGACAAAATGCTGGTGAAAACTTTTGGCCAGCAATGATTGGTTTTTTACTAACAGGAGTCGGCTTACCACTACTTACTGTTATCGCTATTTCTCTATCAGGAAATGGAATGCAACAACTTGCAAGTCATGTTCACCCATTATTCGGAATATTCTTTACGGTAGTTGTATACATTGCAATCGGTCCATCTATGGGCATCCCACGTGTTGCTAATGTCGCTTATGAAATGGGAATTAGTTCTTTCTTACCAGAAACTATTCGCTCTAGCAGCCTAACGCTATTTTTATACACAGTCATCTTCTTTGCTATCGTATTTTGGCTTAGTTTAAATCCTTCTAAACTCGTCGATCGTATCGGAAGCGTATTAACACCTATTTTATTACTCTCTATTTTCTTATTATTCTTTAAGAGTGTATTTTCACCACTTGGGCAATCAGGACCAGCAATGCAAGAGTATCAAACTTCTCCAGTTTTCAAAGGTTTTATGGAAGGATACTTAACGATGGATACCATTTCAGCGCTTGCATTTGGAATTATCGTTGTAAATGCAATTCGCTCAAAAGGTGTGAATGACCGCAAATCAATTGCCATCGCAACAGCAAAAGCAGGACTTATTGCCGCTACTGGTCTCGTACTTGTATATGGTGCACTTGGCTGGCTCGGTACAACTAGTGTCTCTCTCGGATACGCAACAAACGGCGGACAGCTACTTACCGTTATCGTACAACAATTACTCGGGCCATATGGTCTAATTCTATTATCTCTTATCGTTACACTCGCTTGCTTAACAACATGTATTGGACTTGTATCTGCATGCAGTCAATACTTCTCAACATTATTAACGAAATTTTCATACACAACGTTAGCAAGTGTCATTTGCACATTAGGATTATTAGTTGCCAACTTAGGTTTAACAAAAATTATCGCAATCTCTGTTCCTATTTTACTTGTTGTATATCCAATTGCGATTGTACTCGTATTACTATCATTACTTCATAAATATTTCGGTGGATATCGTTCTGTTTATGTAGGTGCGTTAATTGGATCTGCAATTGTGAGCGTATTTGATGGATTAAAACAAGGGAATATTCCTGTTTCATCTATCACATCTTATTTCGAGTTTATTCCACTATATAATGAAGGAATTGGCTGGTTAGTACCAGCATTAGTTGGGGCTATTATCGGTTTTGCTATCGCAAAATTAAGTGGCGCCAAAGCAGTACCATTAACGGATCATTCACCTGAATCGAAAGTATCATAA
- a CDS encoding DUF3992 domain-containing protein, whose amino-acid sequence MTIYGQSFLLTVIYVSVIIKVLTVHTKGRECMLVQTIFGMDETKKLGNYVNALQALCEQYDIETDRIAIIEATEEYYLFLVKQEDCYDVVKVETVDTNIDYYTKAYKVSSFNHTSYQM is encoded by the coding sequence TTGACTATATATGGTCAAAGCTTTTTATTGACGGTTATTTATGTAAGCGTTATCATTAAGGTGTTAACAGTACATACAAAGGGGAGAGAGTGTATGTTAGTTCAAACGATATTTGGAATGGATGAAACGAAAAAATTAGGTAACTATGTGAATGCGTTGCAAGCACTTTGTGAACAATATGATATTGAAACAGATCGTATTGCAATTATTGAGGCGACAGAAGAATATTATTTATTTCTAGTGAAGCAAGAAGATTGCTATGATGTTGTAAAAGTAGAAACAGTGGATACGAATATTGATTACTATACGAAGGCTTATAAAGTAAGTAGCTTTAATCATACTTCTTATCAAATGTAA
- a CDS encoding response regulator, producing the protein MIKVLLVDDHEMVRMGVSAYLSTQPDIEVVGEAENGRKGSELALQLRPDIILMDLVMDEMDGVEATRAIIQEWPEAKIVVVTSFLDDEKLYPVIEAGATSYLLKTSRASDIADAVRATYDGETVLEPKVTGKMMSRMRQKKEQPLHEELTERESEILLLIAEGKSNQEIADELFIALKTVKTHVSNILNKLNVSDRTQAVIYAFRHQLTK; encoded by the coding sequence ATGATAAAAGTATTACTAGTTGATGATCATGAAATGGTTCGAATGGGTGTATCAGCATATTTATCAACGCAGCCAGATATTGAAGTAGTTGGAGAAGCTGAAAATGGAAGAAAAGGTTCAGAGTTAGCTTTGCAATTAAGACCGGATATTATTTTAATGGACCTTGTTATGGATGAGATGGATGGGGTTGAAGCGACACGTGCTATTATTCAAGAATGGCCAGAAGCGAAAATTGTAGTTGTCACGAGCTTTTTAGATGATGAAAAGTTATATCCTGTTATTGAGGCGGGGGCGACAAGTTATTTATTAAAAACATCAAGAGCGAGTGATATTGCAGATGCTGTAAGAGCTACTTATGATGGGGAAACGGTATTAGAGCCGAAAGTTACTGGCAAAATGATGTCTCGTATGCGTCAGAAGAAAGAACAACCTTTGCATGAGGAGTTAACAGAAAGAGAGTCTGAAATTTTGTTATTAATTGCAGAGGGGAAAAGTAATCAAGAGATTGCAGATGAGTTGTTTATTGCCCTTAAAACAGTAAAGACACATGTGAGTAATATATTAAATAAGCTAAATGTAAGTGACCGGACACAGGCGGTTATTTATGCGTTTAGACACCAATTGACGAAATAA